The Metabacillus sediminilitoris genome window below encodes:
- a CDS encoding response regulator has product MAHKIMIVDDAAFMRMMIKDILTKNGYEVVAEAADGAQAVELYKEHQPDLVTMDITMPEMDGIAALKEIKQINGNAKVIMCSAMGQQAMVIDAIQAGAKDFIVKPFQADRVLEAIGKTLS; this is encoded by the coding sequence ATGGCACACAAAATTATGATTGTTGATGATGCAGCCTTTATGAGAATGATGATTAAAGACATACTAACAAAAAATGGATATGAAGTAGTCGCAGAAGCAGCTGATGGAGCACAAGCAGTTGAGTTGTATAAAGAACATCAACCAGACTTAGTTACTATGGATATTACGATGCCAGAAATGGATGGTATTGCAGCATTAAAAGAAATTAAACAAATAAATGGGAATGCCAAAGTGATCATGTGTTCTGCAATGGGGCAGCAAGCGATGGTTATTGATGCCATTCAAGCTGGAGCTAAAGATTTTATTGTAAAGCCATTCCAAGCTGATCGTGTTTTAGAAGCTATTGGTAAAACATTAAGCTAA
- the flgD gene encoding flagellar hook assembly protein FlgD, with protein MTTIDSSLLLTNKPTTTSTGNSSLGKDEFLKILMTQLQNQDPLNPMQDKEFIAQMAQFSTLEQTTNMASMLEKFLNIQSDSLLKYSELIGKQVDWKNDEESGSGIVKSIKQNGTEIVLELESGEEVSSNSVIEVSKAE; from the coding sequence ATGACTACAATTGATTCAAGCTTACTATTAACAAATAAGCCCACTACAACAAGTACCGGTAATTCTAGTCTTGGCAAAGATGAATTCTTGAAAATATTAATGACTCAATTACAAAATCAGGATCCACTCAATCCAATGCAAGATAAAGAATTTATTGCACAGATGGCACAATTCTCAACACTCGAACAAACAACAAATATGGCAAGTATGTTAGAGAAATTTCTAAATATTCAAAGTGACTCACTATTAAAATATTCTGAACTGATTGGAAAACAAGTTGATTGGAAAAATGATGAGGAATCTGGCAGTGGTATTGTTAAATCAATAAAACAAAATGGAACAGAAATTGTCTTGGAGCTTGAAAGTGGAGAAGAGGTTTCAAGTAATTCTGTTATAGAAGTTAGTAAAGCAGAGTAG
- a CDS encoding TIGR02530 family flagellar biosynthesis protein, giving the protein MSVRIDQFNHYQPLQPRKQSAKQNVSFGQLLNNELIDQRLKISKHAQERLNQRQITLSDEEWSSIERKVGEARQMGVNDSLVLVSDAALIINAKNNTVITAMDREEAKTQIFTNINGTIIMD; this is encoded by the coding sequence ATGTCTGTTCGTATTGACCAGTTTAATCACTACCAACCACTTCAGCCAAGAAAACAATCAGCAAAACAAAATGTTTCCTTCGGGCAGTTACTAAATAATGAACTAATTGATCAACGTCTTAAAATAAGTAAACATGCTCAAGAACGATTGAATCAAAGACAGATTACACTTTCAGATGAAGAGTGGTCTTCAATTGAAAGAAAGGTTGGCGAAGCACGGCAGATGGGAGTAAACGATTCTCTTGTGCTAGTAAGTGATGCTGCCTTAATCATTAATGCTAAAAATAATACTGTTATTACGGCAATGGATAGAGAAGAAGCGAAAACGCAAATTTTCACGAACATCAATGGAACAATTATAATGGATTAA
- a CDS encoding flagellar biosynthetic protein FliO, producing the protein MLHRNYHILMITAMLIFSPQETNIVLAEDQINQSVYDLIKNEKKEETKDNKTVEQEQEQVVQEDALSVTPFDFIKMFAALAFVLFLIYLLLKFVTKRNRLFQQGQSIVNLGGTSLGQSKSIQIIKVGNRVLVVGVGDSISLLKEIDDDDEREHLIDEFERKQEQIADPKDIIQKVANIGQQMLKAKRSNDNKSAFSSTFKEQLEKVKHERKKQLDVVKRKGLKKHE; encoded by the coding sequence TTGCTTCATAGAAACTACCACATATTGATGATAACAGCAATGCTGATTTTTTCTCCGCAAGAAACAAATATAGTTCTTGCGGAGGATCAAATCAACCAGAGTGTGTATGATTTGATTAAAAATGAAAAAAAGGAAGAGACGAAAGATAATAAAACAGTAGAGCAAGAACAAGAACAAGTTGTTCAAGAAGATGCTCTATCTGTTACGCCATTTGATTTTATTAAAATGTTTGCTGCATTAGCGTTTGTTCTTTTTCTTATTTATTTATTGTTAAAATTTGTCACTAAACGAAACCGATTGTTCCAACAAGGTCAATCAATTGTCAATCTAGGAGGTACAAGCCTAGGCCAAAGTAAATCTATACAAATAATCAAGGTTGGAAATCGCGTATTAGTTGTCGGTGTAGGTGATTCAATATCCTTACTTAAAGAAATCGATGACGATGATGAGCGGGAACATTTAATAGATGAATTTGAACGAAAACAAGAACAGATAGCGGATCCTAAAGATATTATCCAAAAGGTTGCAAATATTGGACAACAAATGTTAAAAGCGAAAAGGTCAAATGACAACAAATCAGCATTTTCTTCTACTTTCAAAGAACAATTAGAAAAGGTTAAACATGAACGAAAGAAACAGCTCGATGTAGTTAAGAGAAAGGGTTTAAAAAAGCATGAATGA
- the fliL gene encoding flagellar basal body-associated protein FliL, whose protein sequence is MNKKLLSIMLVIIVSITLIGVTALVVVMKFLGNEDEQKEPSIKEVVEASVDIPEITTNLTSGNIVRLSFKIETDSKKAKEELEQREFQIRDIIISELANMTAEQLDGKEGMDKLKETVKMKSNELMQEGKINKVYTTSYILQ, encoded by the coding sequence ATGAATAAAAAGCTTTTAAGTATAATGCTTGTCATAATAGTTTCAATCACATTGATAGGAGTAACTGCACTTGTTGTTGTAATGAAATTTTTAGGAAACGAAGACGAGCAAAAAGAGCCTTCAATCAAAGAAGTAGTGGAAGCATCTGTCGATATTCCGGAAATTACTACAAATTTGACTAGTGGAAATATTGTTCGATTGTCTTTTAAAATCGAGACAGATTCTAAAAAGGCAAAGGAAGAATTAGAACAACGTGAATTTCAAATTCGCGATATTATTATTTCAGAATTAGCAAATATGACGGCAGAACAGCTAGATGGAAAAGAAGGTATGGACAAGCTAAAAGAAACGGTCAAGATGAAATCAAATGAATTAATGCAGGAAGGTAAGATCAATAAGGTGTATACCACTTCCTATATCCTTCAATAG
- the fliY gene encoding flagellar motor switch phosphatase FliY — MVSDGMLSQDEIDALLKGTSDETEPSADTIEETILKNEDYFNAMEEDAIGEIGNISFGSSATALSTLLRQKVEITTPHVSIVQKSKLANQFQQPYVAIEVNYTEGFSGSNLLVIKQSDAAIIADLMIGGDGTNPDEMLGEIQVSAVQEAMNQMMGSAATSMSTIFNKRVDISPPRVELLNASPIEESQTIPDDDLLIQVAFRLKIGTLVDSNIMQLLPLYFAKDLIEELIHPKQEAATAEAVKEVQMLTPDYREAQVQQYDNPSHNDQIDQQIYQSEQLAQQQYTVPQQQYSQPRKQQPIIDVKPAEFTAFEPIQHQQQELQNLDMLLDIPLSITVELGRTKRSVKEILELSSGSIIELDKLAGEPVDILVNNKIVAKGEVVVIEENFGVRVTDIVSQSERLNKLK, encoded by the coding sequence ATGGTGAGTGACGGTATGTTATCACAGGATGAAATAGATGCTCTACTAAAAGGAACAAGCGATGAAACTGAGCCTTCTGCAGATACGATTGAGGAAACCATCCTTAAAAATGAAGATTACTTTAATGCAATGGAAGAAGATGCAATAGGTGAAATCGGAAATATTTCTTTTGGAAGTTCTGCAACAGCTCTTTCGACTTTACTGCGACAAAAAGTAGAAATAACAACACCACATGTATCAATTGTCCAAAAAAGTAAGTTGGCTAACCAATTCCAACAACCTTATGTTGCAATCGAAGTAAATTATACAGAAGGATTTTCTGGTAGTAATTTATTAGTCATTAAACAAAGTGATGCTGCGATTATCGCAGATTTAATGATAGGTGGAGACGGGACGAATCCAGATGAAATGTTAGGTGAAATACAAGTTAGTGCTGTTCAAGAAGCAATGAATCAAATGATGGGTTCTGCTGCTACTTCTATGTCTACAATCTTTAATAAACGAGTAGATATTTCTCCACCTAGAGTAGAGTTACTAAATGCTAGTCCAATTGAAGAATCACAGACAATTCCTGATGATGATTTACTTATACAGGTTGCATTTCGACTTAAAATTGGAACATTGGTAGATTCAAATATCATGCAATTATTACCATTATATTTTGCTAAAGATTTAATTGAAGAATTAATTCATCCAAAACAAGAGGCTGCTACTGCTGAAGCAGTTAAAGAAGTGCAAATGTTAACTCCTGACTATAGGGAAGCTCAAGTACAACAATATGACAATCCATCTCATAATGATCAAATAGATCAACAAATATATCAATCTGAGCAGCTTGCACAGCAACAATACACAGTACCACAGCAACAGTATTCACAACCAAGAAAACAACAACCGATAATAGATGTTAAACCAGCAGAATTCACTGCTTTCGAACCTATTCAGCATCAGCAGCAGGAATTACAAAATCTTGATATGCTTCTTGATATTCCGCTTTCTATAACAGTAGAATTAGGAAGGACGAAACGCTCTGTTAAAGAGATATTAGAACTTTCATCAGGTTCAATTATTGAACTTGATAAGCTTGCTGGTGAACCAGTTGACATATTAGTAAACAATAAAATTGTTGCTAAAGGTGAAGTGGTCGTTATTGAAGAAAATTTTGGCGTACGTGTAACTGATATAGTCAGTCAATCCGAGCGCTTAAATAAATTAAAATAA
- the fliM gene encoding flagellar motor switch protein FliM — protein sequence MAGDILSQSEIDALLSAISTGEMDADELKKEVSSKKVKVYDFKRALRFSKDQIRSLTRIHDNFARLLTTYYSAQLRTYVQITVGSVDQLPYEEFIRSIPKMTVLNVFDVQPLEGRILMEVNPNIAYAMMDRIMGGIGVSVNKIENLTEIETKIISNIFEKSLENYREAWDTLIEIEPEMTEFEVNPQFLQMVSPNETVVVISLNIQVGETSGMINLCIPHVVLEPIIPKLSVHYWMQSDRKEPKPNEIEALKKQIQLADLTVSAELGTSEISIQDFLQLQSGDVIQLDSSIDQPLVVKIGGRPKFTGQPGKMNKKIAVQIIDHLSRGDEDGE from the coding sequence TTGGCAGGTGATATTTTATCACAAAGTGAAATTGACGCCTTACTCTCTGCCATTTCAACTGGAGAGATGGATGCAGATGAATTAAAAAAGGAAGTTTCTAGCAAGAAAGTAAAAGTATATGATTTTAAAAGAGCTTTACGTTTCTCAAAGGATCAAATAAGAAGCTTAACGAGAATTCATGATAACTTTGCCAGATTATTAACGACCTATTATTCTGCTCAGCTTAGAACATATGTCCAAATTACAGTCGGTTCAGTCGATCAACTTCCTTATGAAGAATTTATCCGCTCAATCCCCAAAATGACAGTATTGAATGTATTTGACGTACAACCGCTAGAAGGTAGAATCCTTATGGAAGTTAACCCAAATATAGCATACGCTATGATGGATCGGATAATGGGTGGGATAGGTGTAAGTGTCAACAAAATTGAAAATCTTACGGAAATTGAAACGAAAATTATCTCAAATATTTTTGAAAAGTCATTAGAAAACTATCGAGAAGCATGGGATACATTAATTGAAATTGAACCTGAAATGACTGAATTTGAAGTGAACCCCCAATTTTTACAAATGGTTTCACCGAATGAGACAGTAGTAGTCATTTCGTTAAACATTCAAGTTGGGGAAACGAGTGGGATGATTAATTTATGTATCCCACATGTTGTGTTAGAACCAATTATCCCTAAATTATCGGTTCATTATTGGATGCAATCTGATCGGAAAGAACCTAAACCAAATGAAATTGAAGCTCTTAAAAAGCAAATTCAGTTAGCTGATCTTACAGTATCTGCAGAACTAGGAACTTCTGAAATTTCTATTCAAGATTTTCTGCAATTACAATCAGGGGATGTTATTCAACTTGACAGCTCCATCGACCAACCATTGGTAGTAAAAATAGGTGGCAGGCCAAAGTTTACTGGACAACCAGGGAAAATGAACAAAAAAATAGCGGTTCAAATTATTGACCACTTATCGAGAGGTGACGAAGATGGTGAGTGA
- a CDS encoding flagellar FlbD family protein — translation MIQLTRLNGRPFSLNALYIEVIESFPDTTIKLTNGHKYVVRETEQEVNQKITLFYRNINVLSLRKSSEVFDDE, via the coding sequence ATGATTCAGTTAACAAGGTTAAATGGAAGACCATTTTCACTAAATGCTTTATATATTGAAGTCATTGAATCCTTCCCTGATACAACGATTAAGCTAACGAATGGTCACAAATATGTTGTGAGGGAGACAGAGCAAGAAGTTAATCAAAAAATAACCTTGTTTTATCGAAATATAAATGTTCTGTCCTTAAGAAAGAGCTCGGAGGTCTTCGACGATGAATAA
- a CDS encoding flagellar hook-basal body complex protein has protein sequence MLRSLYSGISGMKNFQTKLDVIGNNIANVNTYGFKKSRVTFSDLVSQQIAGAAGATQTSAGTNPQQIGLGAQISSIDTIHSAGATQTTSRTLDLALSGDGFFPVGTITDLSRVNIDQGNQIGNNRIIGAIDGAVDMNYTRAGNLYLDDKGYLVTADGMYVIGEAGEKTVPSDQAIQKSQDGLNAINNFSTPYGNMMTSLEDISKQANELMNAYQEYNDAVNNYTENETGTTGPLYNAMVSARSALNTIIGQYNTTQTSFNTDATGFRTSVTNLTGDIASFNAAQPVGTIVKEVNTTINQLTGTFQNVTGNTEVTDAVLSTLNDKISTLNNYMIDLEKIGQSVMNFEGLAEDLQKPQFSNKLSGEAGLIQIPLDAQSFSIGSDGTVTFVNAKGELNIAGQVRVATFSNSSGLEKVGGNLFKQSANSGSIDKNNNGIQLDELSVAGEDGVASIVAGALEMSNVDLSEEFTEMIVAQRAFQSNTKIITTSDEILQELMGLKR, from the coding sequence ATGTTACGTTCATTATATTCAGGCATTAGCGGGATGAAAAACTTTCAAACAAAGTTAGATGTAATTGGTAATAACATTGCTAATGTTAATACTTACGGTTTCAAGAAATCACGTGTAACGTTTTCAGATTTAGTTAGTCAACAAATCGCAGGTGCAGCAGGTGCAACACAAACTAGTGCTGGAACAAATCCGCAACAAATTGGATTAGGAGCTCAAATTAGCTCGATTGATACAATTCATTCAGCAGGTGCAACGCAAACTACTTCTAGAACATTGGATCTGGCATTATCAGGGGACGGTTTCTTTCCAGTAGGGACAATAACAGATTTGAGTAGAGTTAATATTGACCAAGGAAATCAAATTGGTAACAATAGGATAATTGGTGCTATTGATGGCGCTGTTGATATGAATTATACAAGAGCAGGAAATCTATATTTAGATGATAAAGGATACTTAGTAACTGCTGATGGTATGTATGTAATTGGAGAGGCTGGTGAAAAAACGGTTCCTTCTGATCAAGCCATTCAAAAGTCCCAAGATGGGTTAAATGCGATTAATAATTTCAGTACACCTTATGGAAATATGATGACGAGCTTAGAAGATATTTCAAAACAAGCAAATGAATTAATGAACGCTTATCAGGAATATAACGATGCAGTTAATAATTATACAGAAAATGAAACAGGTACAACTGGTCCATTATACAATGCAATGGTAAGTGCCCGTAGTGCATTAAATACGATTATTGGTCAATACAACACAACACAAACAAGTTTCAACACAGATGCTACAGGTTTTAGAACAAGTGTAACAAATTTAACTGGTGATATTGCATCATTTAATGCAGCACAGCCAGTTGGAACAATCGTTAAAGAAGTTAATACAACAATAAATCAATTAACGGGTACTTTTCAAAATGTGACAGGAAATACAGAAGTAACAGATGCTGTTTTATCAACGCTAAATGACAAAATATCTACATTAAACAACTATATGATCGACTTAGAAAAAATCGGACAGTCAGTCATGAATTTCGAAGGTCTTGCAGAGGACTTACAAAAGCCGCAGTTCTCTAATAAATTAAGCGGTGAAGCAGGCTTAATTCAAATACCTTTAGATGCACAAAGTTTTAGTATTGGATCTGATGGTACAGTTACTTTTGTAAATGCTAAAGGTGAATTAAACATCGCTGGTCAGGTTCGTGTCGCAACTTTCTCAAATTCAAGTGGTTTAGAAAAAGTTGGAGGTAATCTATTTAAACAATCGGCAAATTCAGGCTCTATTGATAAAAACAATAATGGTATTCAACTTGATGAGCTATCAGTTGCAGGTGAAGATGGAGTTGCTTCAATTGTCGCTGGAGCTCTTGAAATGTCAAATGTTGACTTATCTGAAGAATTCACAGAAATGATTGTTGCACAACGTGCATTCCAATCAAACACTAAAATCATTACAACTTCAGATGAAATTTTACAAGAACTAATGGGCTTAAAACGATAA